In Anguilla rostrata isolate EN2019 chromosome 1, ASM1855537v3, whole genome shotgun sequence, a genomic segment contains:
- the elovl4a gene encoding elongation of very long chain fatty acids protein 4a → MEIVTHLINDTIEFYKWSLTIADKRVEKWPLMSSPLPTLAISSMYLIFLWLGPKYMRHREPFQLRKTLIVYNFSMVILNFFIFKELFLAARAANYSYLCQPVNYTDDENEVRVAAALWWYYVSKGVEYLDTVFFILRKKFNQVSFLHVYHHCTMFTLWWIGIKWVAGGQSFFGAHMNAAIHVVMYLYYGLAAFGPSIQKYLWWKKYLTIIQMIQFHVTIGHTALSLYIDCPFPHWMHWALIGYAITFIILFGNFYYQTYRHQPRREPPPKGGKGTTNGITNGVTPTMNGLSRLEEKQAVVENGRRKRRGRAKRE, encoded by the exons ATGGAGATTGTAACTCATTTGATAAATGATACTATAGAGTTCTACAAATGGAGCCTTACCATAGCAG ACAAGCGCGTAGAGAAATGGCCGCTGATGTCCTCACCTCTTCCCACGCTGGCCATCAGCTCCATGTACCTGATCTTCCTCTGGCTGGGGCCCAAGTACATGCGGCACAGAGAGCCCTTCCAACTGAGGAAGACCCTCATTGTCTACAACTTCAGCATGGTCATCCTCAACTTCTTCATCTTCAAAGAG CTCTTTCTAGCAGCACGGGCTGCAAACTACAGCTATCTCTGCCAGCCTGTCAACTACACAGATGATGAGAATGAAGTCAGG GTGGCAGCAGCATTGTGGTGGTACTATGTGTCTAAGGGTGTGGAGTACCTAGACACAGTGTTCTTCATCCTGCGTAAGAAGTTTAACCAGGTCAGCTTCTTGCATGTCTACCACCACTGCACCATGTTCACCCTCTGGTGGATCGGCATCAAGTGGGTGGCAGGAGGACAGT CTTTTTTTGGTGCGCACATGAATGCTGCCATCCATGTTGTCATGTACCTGTACTACGGCTTGGCCGCCTTCGGACCCAGCATCCAGAAATACCTGTGGTGGAAGAAGTACCTCACCATCATCCAGATG ATCCAGTTCCATGTGACAATTGGCCacacagccctctctctctacatcgACTGCCCCTTCCCCCACTGGATGCACTGGGCACTGATTGGCTACGCCATAACCTTCATCATTCTGTTTGGAAACTTCTACTACCAGACATATCGTCACCAGCCCCGCAGGGAGCCTCCCCCCAAGGGCGGCAAGGGCACAACCAACGGCATCACCAACGGCGTCACTCCGACAATGAACGGGCTCAGCAGGCTGGAGGAGAAACAGGCAGTGGTGGAGAatgggaggaggaagaggagggggcgCGCCAAGCGTGAATAA
- the LOC135258864 gene encoding microtubule cross-linking factor 3 isoform X1: MNPAASGAADPPLADNSSRKQHRNSSPGRSRDTASKSASKAGSVSKSITSKHGGRNSRGNSPASAASGKDRQPPKGAAAVHPGGAETSALNTCRAEAGKKTEERNSPSADFRCTDISCFKGESSRVVSDQPGSASKSSKGKAKNPKGGEATAGCSKQSGKASVGCGPGFWKEGCLQSELIQFHLNKSLKKSGKMHTKTPSAPTTEPDPEPEPELSPESITTEPVTRQDQSLHDEIERLLEENEDLKTEIEEMRTEMDEMRDTFYEEDACQLQDMRRELERANKNCRILQYRLRKAERKRLRYAQTGEVDGELLRSLEQDLKVAKDVSVRLHHELENVEEKRTKTEDENEKLRQQLIEVEVTKQALQNELEKNKELSLKRRGSKDVQKSEKKTPQTPTEEENEDLKCQLAFIKEEATLMRKKMAKIDKEKDRLEHELQKYRSFYGDLDSPLPKGEASGPPTTRESELKLRLRLVEEEANILGRKIVELEVENRGLKAELEDLRGEELGGAAGPACREQSESISDLRQQLQLVEDEAELLRRSLSDLEDQNKRVTGELNKLKYKAGSHESSRHSADSGKTEALQEELKAARLQINELSGKVMQLQYENRVLMSNMQRYDLASHLGIRGSPRDRDSDAESDGGRRESEDDSRPPHRKREGPIGGESDPEEVRNVRCLTPTRSLYSPEGRFLTRGFRDRQQVIDIRAEAERLSRTIDRLIADTSTIIAEARVYVANGDLFGRMDEEDDGSRIREHELLYRINAQMKAFRKDLQSFIDRLEVPKAEDGDKEEPLSMFQPIILLILILVLFSSLSYATIFKLVFLFTLFFVL; this comes from the exons ATGAACCCTGCCGCAAGCGGCGCTGCCGACCCTCCATTGGCAGACAATAGCAGCAGAAAGCAGCACAGGAATTCTTCTCCAGGCAGATCCCGAGACACTGCGTCCAAATCGGCCTCGAAAGCCGGCTCGGTGTCAAAGTCTATCACATCCAAACACGGAGGGAGGAACAGTCGAGGTAATTCTCCGGCGTCGGCAGCCAGCGGCAAGGACAGACAACCTCCAAAAGGCGCGGCAGCTGTCCATCCGGGCGGTGCTGAAACCAGTGCTCTCAATACGTGCAGGGCGGAGGCAGGCAAGAAAACCGAGGAACGAAACAGTCCTTCAGCCGACTTCCGCTGTACGGATATATCCTGCTTTAAAGGCGAGAGCAGTCGCGTTGTTTCCGATCAGCCAGGTAGCGCGTCGAAATCCTCCAAGGGAAAAGCGAAAAATCCGAAAGGAGGGGAAGCGACAGCGGGCTGCAGCAAACAGAGCGGCAAGGCTTCCGTAGGCTGTGGGCCTGGCTTTTGGAAAGAAGGATGCCTGCAGTCTGAATTAATCCAGTTTCACTTAAATAAGAGCTTGAAGAAGAGCGGAAAGATGCACACGAAGACGCCAAGCGCCCCGACTACGGAGCCGGACCCAGAGCCAGAGCCGGAGCTGTCCCCCGAGAGTATAACCACGGAGCCTGTGACTCGGCAAGACCAGAGCCTACATGACGAAATAGAAAGGCTGCTGGAGGAAAATGAGGATCTCAAG ACCGAAATCGAGGAGATGCGGACGGAAATGGATGAAATGCGAGACACTTTCTATGAAGAAGACGCTTGCCAACTGCAGGACATGCGACGCGAGCTGGAGCGGGCCAACAAAAACTGTCGGATCCTGCAGTACCGCTTGCGGAAGGCGGAAAGGAAGCGGCTGCGGTATGCTCAGACCGGCGAGGTCGACGGTGAGCTGTTGCGGAGCCTGGAGCAAGACTTGAAG GTGGCGAAGGATGTGTCTGTGCGACTGCACCATGAATTGGAGAACGTGGAGGAGAAGCGCACAAAGACTGAAGATGAAAATGAGAAGCTGAGGCAGCAACTGATCGAGGTGGAAGTGACCAAGCAGGCCCTGCAGAACGAGCTGGAGAAGAACAAGGAG CTGTCACTGAAACGGAGGGGAAGCAAAGACGTACAGAAGTCAGAGAAGAAGACTCCGCAGACTCCAACCGAG gaggagaacGAGGACCTGAAATGTCAGTTGGCATTCATCAAAGAGGAGGCTACCCTGATGAGGAAGAAGATGGCGAAGATCGACAAGGAGAAGGACCGTCTGGAGCACGAGCTGCAGAAGTACCGCTCCTTCTACGGGGACCTGGACAGCCCCCTGCCCAAGGGCGAGGCCAGTGGGCCCCCCACCACCCGCGAGTCCGAGCTCAAGCTGCGCCTGCgcctggtggaggaggaagccAACATTCTGGGCCGCAAGATCgtggagctggaggtggagaacCGGGGCCtgaaggcggagctggaggaccttcggggggaggagctggggggCGCGGCGGGCCCCGCCTGCCGCGAGCAGAGCGAGTCCATCTCCGATCTccggcagcagctgcagctggtggAGGACGAGGCGGAGCTGCTCCGGCGGAGCCTGTCCGACCTGGAGGACCAGAACAAGAGGGTGACCGGCGAGCTCAACAAGCTCAAGTACAAGGCCGGCTCGCACGAGAGCAGCCGCCACAGCGCCGACAGCGGCAAGACGGAGgcgctgcaggaggagctgaaggccGCGCGGCTGCAGATCAACGAGCTGAGCGGCAAGGTGATGCAGCTGCAGTACGAGAACCGCGTGCTCATGTCCAACATGCAGCGCTACGACCTGGCCTCGCACCTGGGCATCCGCGGGAGCCCGCGCGACCGCGACAGCGACGCCGAGAGCGATGGCGGCCGGCGGGAGAGCGAGGACGACTCGCGCCCGCCGCACCGCAAGCGCGAGGGCCCCATCGGCGGGGAGAGCGACCCCGAGGAGGTGCGCAACGTGCGCTGCCTCACCCCCACGCGCTCCCTGTACTCCCCGGAGGGCCGCTTCCTGACCCGCGGCTTTCGGGACCGGCAGCAGGTGATTGACATCCGCGCGGAGGCGGAGCGTTTGAGCCGGACCATCGACCGGCTGATCGCCGACACCAGCACCATCATCGCCGAGGCCCGCGTCTACGTGGCCAATGGCGACCTGTTTGGCCGGATGGACGAGGAAGACGATGGCAGCCGTATCCGGGAGCACGAGCTGCTGTACCGTATCAACGCCCAGATGAAGGCCTTCCGGAAGGATCTTCAGAGCTTTATCGATCGGCTGGAGGTGCCAAAGGCCGAGGACGGGGACAAGGAGGAACCTCTGtct ATGTTTCAACCTATTATTTTGCTTATTCTCATTCTCGTGTTGTTCTCCTCACTCTCCTATGCCACCATCTTTAAACTGGTTTTCCTTTTCACCCTTTTCTTTGTCCTGTAA
- the LOC135258864 gene encoding microtubule cross-linking factor 3 isoform X2, whose amino-acid sequence MNPAASGAADPPLADNSSRKQHRNSSPGRSRDTASKSASKAGSVSKSITSKHGGRNSRGNSPASAASGKDRQPPKGAAAVHPGGAETSALNTCRAEAGKKTEERNSPSADFRCTDISCFKGESSRVVSDQPGSASKSSKGKAKNPKGGEATAGCSKQSGKASVGCGPGFWKEGCLQSELIQFHLNKSLKKSGKMHTKTPSAPTTEPDPEPEPELSPESITTEPVTRQDQSLHDEIERLLEENEDLKTEIEEMRTEMDEMRDTFYEEDACQLQDMRRELERANKNCRILQYRLRKAERKRLRYAQTGEVDGELLRSLEQDLKVAKDVSVRLHHELENVEEKRTKTEDENEKLRQQLIEVEVTKQALQNELEKNKELSLKRRGSKDVQKSEKKTPQTPTEEENEDLKCQLAFIKEEATLMRKKMAKIDKEKDRLEHELQKYRSFYGDLDSPLPKGEASGPPTTRESELKLRLRLVEEEANILGRKIVELEVENRGLKAELEDLRGEELGGAAGPACREQSESISDLRQQLQLVEDEAELLRRSLSDLEDQNKRVTGELNKLKYKAGSHESSRHSADSGKTEALQEELKAARLQINELSGKVMQLQYENRVLMSNMQRYDLASHLGIRGSPRDRDSDAESDGGRRESEDDSRPPHRKREGPIGGESDPEEVRNVRCLTPTRSLYSPEGRFLTRGFRDRQQVIDIRAEAERLSRTIDRLIADTSTIIAEARVYVANGDLFGRMDEEDDGSRIREHELLYRINAQMKAFRKDLQSFIDRLEVPKAEDGDKEEPLSGVIKKSNLWSALPSARKSPCCD is encoded by the exons ATGAACCCTGCCGCAAGCGGCGCTGCCGACCCTCCATTGGCAGACAATAGCAGCAGAAAGCAGCACAGGAATTCTTCTCCAGGCAGATCCCGAGACACTGCGTCCAAATCGGCCTCGAAAGCCGGCTCGGTGTCAAAGTCTATCACATCCAAACACGGAGGGAGGAACAGTCGAGGTAATTCTCCGGCGTCGGCAGCCAGCGGCAAGGACAGACAACCTCCAAAAGGCGCGGCAGCTGTCCATCCGGGCGGTGCTGAAACCAGTGCTCTCAATACGTGCAGGGCGGAGGCAGGCAAGAAAACCGAGGAACGAAACAGTCCTTCAGCCGACTTCCGCTGTACGGATATATCCTGCTTTAAAGGCGAGAGCAGTCGCGTTGTTTCCGATCAGCCAGGTAGCGCGTCGAAATCCTCCAAGGGAAAAGCGAAAAATCCGAAAGGAGGGGAAGCGACAGCGGGCTGCAGCAAACAGAGCGGCAAGGCTTCCGTAGGCTGTGGGCCTGGCTTTTGGAAAGAAGGATGCCTGCAGTCTGAATTAATCCAGTTTCACTTAAATAAGAGCTTGAAGAAGAGCGGAAAGATGCACACGAAGACGCCAAGCGCCCCGACTACGGAGCCGGACCCAGAGCCAGAGCCGGAGCTGTCCCCCGAGAGTATAACCACGGAGCCTGTGACTCGGCAAGACCAGAGCCTACATGACGAAATAGAAAGGCTGCTGGAGGAAAATGAGGATCTCAAG ACCGAAATCGAGGAGATGCGGACGGAAATGGATGAAATGCGAGACACTTTCTATGAAGAAGACGCTTGCCAACTGCAGGACATGCGACGCGAGCTGGAGCGGGCCAACAAAAACTGTCGGATCCTGCAGTACCGCTTGCGGAAGGCGGAAAGGAAGCGGCTGCGGTATGCTCAGACCGGCGAGGTCGACGGTGAGCTGTTGCGGAGCCTGGAGCAAGACTTGAAG GTGGCGAAGGATGTGTCTGTGCGACTGCACCATGAATTGGAGAACGTGGAGGAGAAGCGCACAAAGACTGAAGATGAAAATGAGAAGCTGAGGCAGCAACTGATCGAGGTGGAAGTGACCAAGCAGGCCCTGCAGAACGAGCTGGAGAAGAACAAGGAG CTGTCACTGAAACGGAGGGGAAGCAAAGACGTACAGAAGTCAGAGAAGAAGACTCCGCAGACTCCAACCGAG gaggagaacGAGGACCTGAAATGTCAGTTGGCATTCATCAAAGAGGAGGCTACCCTGATGAGGAAGAAGATGGCGAAGATCGACAAGGAGAAGGACCGTCTGGAGCACGAGCTGCAGAAGTACCGCTCCTTCTACGGGGACCTGGACAGCCCCCTGCCCAAGGGCGAGGCCAGTGGGCCCCCCACCACCCGCGAGTCCGAGCTCAAGCTGCGCCTGCgcctggtggaggaggaagccAACATTCTGGGCCGCAAGATCgtggagctggaggtggagaacCGGGGCCtgaaggcggagctggaggaccttcggggggaggagctggggggCGCGGCGGGCCCCGCCTGCCGCGAGCAGAGCGAGTCCATCTCCGATCTccggcagcagctgcagctggtggAGGACGAGGCGGAGCTGCTCCGGCGGAGCCTGTCCGACCTGGAGGACCAGAACAAGAGGGTGACCGGCGAGCTCAACAAGCTCAAGTACAAGGCCGGCTCGCACGAGAGCAGCCGCCACAGCGCCGACAGCGGCAAGACGGAGgcgctgcaggaggagctgaaggccGCGCGGCTGCAGATCAACGAGCTGAGCGGCAAGGTGATGCAGCTGCAGTACGAGAACCGCGTGCTCATGTCCAACATGCAGCGCTACGACCTGGCCTCGCACCTGGGCATCCGCGGGAGCCCGCGCGACCGCGACAGCGACGCCGAGAGCGATGGCGGCCGGCGGGAGAGCGAGGACGACTCGCGCCCGCCGCACCGCAAGCGCGAGGGCCCCATCGGCGGGGAGAGCGACCCCGAGGAGGTGCGCAACGTGCGCTGCCTCACCCCCACGCGCTCCCTGTACTCCCCGGAGGGCCGCTTCCTGACCCGCGGCTTTCGGGACCGGCAGCAGGTGATTGACATCCGCGCGGAGGCGGAGCGTTTGAGCCGGACCATCGACCGGCTGATCGCCGACACCAGCACCATCATCGCCGAGGCCCGCGTCTACGTGGCCAATGGCGACCTGTTTGGCCGGATGGACGAGGAAGACGATGGCAGCCGTATCCGGGAGCACGAGCTGCTGTACCGTATCAACGCCCAGATGAAGGCCTTCCGGAAGGATCTTCAGAGCTTTATCGATCGGCTGGAGGTGCCAAAGGCCGAGGACGGGGACAAGGAGGAACCTCTGtct ggagtTATAAAGAAGAGCAATCTCTGGTCTGCTCTGCCTTCTGCCAGAAAATCTCCATGCTGTGACTGA